The Posidoniimonas polymericola genome includes the window CGCACCAGGTACCGCGCCGCTGATCCGCCGCGAGGCGCCTTCCAAGACAGTCGCACCTGGCCGCTGTCGCCGTCGGCGTGCTCGACGAAGTTGGCGGGCGTCGGCGTGGACGCCTGGACGCGGGGGTCGCCGGCGTCGAGTTCGAGGGCGTTGAGCACCACACGACCGTCGGCCGCTTCAAGGGCGACGCTGACCGGCTCGCCCGCGACGGCGTCGAACGTCACGTAGCCGGTGGCGACCTCCTCATTGGTCTGCGCGTTCGTGCTGGGCGTCAGCTCCACGCGGGCGCCAGCTGCGGTGAGGTTCACCTGGCCCACAGGCTGCTTACCCGGTTGGTTGTGGTAGGTGGCGAGCGAGTGCGGCCCAGCCGGCAGGCCCTCGAGAACGATCTCGACCGCGCCGTCGGACTCGACGCCGTCGGCGCCGATAGTGGCGCCGGTCGCCAGGCTCGCCTTCTGCAAGAACCCCCGCACGTTTCCCCGCAGCGTGATCGTGACGCCGTCGAACGCTTGGCTGGCTTCGTTGGTCTCCTTGATTTCCCACTCGTGCCAGCCGAGGGTCTCGGCGTCGCGGCGGCCGCTGGCGGCGCTCAGGTCGACGCGAAGAGACGTGGCGGCGTCCGCCACGGCGGCGGTTAGCAGCAGGGTGGCAACTATCTGGAGTCGGTCGTGCATGGATGTCTTGGGGGGCTGAGCCGCAGCTTGGCCGAAGCCTACTGCGCGGCGTTGAGAGTAAGGCTGGCGGGTTCGAGGCCCTCGGCCTGGGCGGTGAGCGTGACCTCGCCGGGCGATTCGCCACCGCGGAGCACGACCAGCGCCCGGCCGTGGTGCGCGCGGCGCTGGCTGGTGTTGTAGGTCTCGTTGGAGAGCAGGTTGCCGCTGCCGACGCCAATAATCTCGGCCGGGCCTGACAGCGTGTAGGTGACCTGGTGCTCGGCGTTGGGGCGGAGCCGACCGGCGGCGTCCTGGATTTCGACCTCGATGAAGCACAGGTCTTGGCTGTTGGCGTCGAGGTAGCTTTCTTCGGAGGAGAGCGTGATCTGCTGGGCGGGGCCGGCGGTCTTGAGTGTGCTCCGCTCCTGCTCTCGACCGTGTTCGTCGAGTGCAACCGCGGTCAGCTCGCCCGCCGCGTACGGCACGCTCAGCGACCCGACATACCCGCGCTCGGGTCCGGTCGCAACCTCGCCGACCTTCCGGCCATTCAGTTCGATCCGCACCGTCGGCCAGCGGCTGGCAACCTGCACCGTCAGTCGCTCGCCCTCGTGACCAGGCCAGGTCCAGCTGAATCGCAGCGGTTCGGTCGACCACAGGGTCTGCTGCCACTGCCCGTTATCGGGGGCGGGTTCGACGACGGCCACGGCCAGTCGCTCGCCGCGGCCCCAGGCGATATTGCGGAAGTAGGAGATCGGCTTGCGGTACCCGGTGATGTCGATGTCGCCGCACAGGGCGCCGTGGCAAGGGAAGTGCACGCCCTCCCAGTGGGGCAGCGCCACGGCGCCGGGGGGGAACGCCAAGCCGATGCCGGCCTCGCCGAGGTAGTCGATCCCGGACCAGACAAAGTCGCCGATCGCGTAGGGGCGGCCCGCGGCCGCGTCGTGGCTGTAGGCGAGGTCCTTGGGGTAAGACTCGCTGGTGTAGACCACCCGGTCCGGCACGCGGCGGTGGTCGTCGTCGTAGCGGGGCTGCTCGTAGTTGTACCCCACGGCGTCGAGCTCGGCGAATAACGCGTCGAGCCTGCGCCAGTTGTCCTCGCCGATCCCGTTGACGCCAGCCGTGACCGGGCGGGTGGGGTCAAGTTTGTGCGCCAAGCTTGCCATCTCCTTGGCGATCGCCGGGGCGTGGTCGTCGCCGCGCTCGTACATCTCATTGCCGATGCTCCACATGATCACCGCCGGGTGGTTTTGGTCACGGCGGATCATCGCGGCCAGCTCACGGCGCCAGTCCTGCTTGAAGTGCTCGTGGAAGTCGTGCTCGACCTTGGCGGCGGCCCAGCAGTCGAACGCCTCGTCGATGACCAGCAGGCCCAGGCGGTCGCAGGCCGTCAGGAACGCGGTCGAGGGCGGGTTGTGCGAGGTCCGCACCGCGTTGAAGCCGGCGTCTGCCAGGGCCTGCGCCCGACGCTCCTCGGCCTCGTCGTAGGCGGCCGCGCCTAGGCAGCCGTTGTCGTGGTGCACATTGCCGCCGTAGAGGACCACCGGCTCGCCGTTGATCAGCAGCCCACGCTCGGCGTCGACCGTCACGGTCCGCATGCCGAACGAGACGGCGTGCTCGTCCTCAGGACCGAATTCTGGGTCGGCCTGTTCGGGCTCAATCGCCCACAGCGCGGTGTACATCGCCGGGTCCGCGGGGCCCCAGGCTTGAACGTCCATCACGCGGAGCGAGTGCGCAACCGTTTGCGATCCGTCGGCGGGAACACGGACCGGCTGGGTCGCGGCCGCGACCACCTCGCCCGACGCGGCGATGATTTCTAGCCGCAGGCGGCCCACGAACTCGTGGGGCGTCGCGTTGACGACTTCTGCCTCGGCCGAGAGGTTGCAGGTCGTCGCGCCGAGCTTGTCGACCCGCACCACGCAGCTGTCGGGCGTGATCGAGCGGAGCGGCCGGCGCTCGAGCCAGACATGCCGGTAGATGCCCGATCCGCTGTACCAGCGGCTGTTTGGCTGGGCCGAGTTGTCGACGCGGACCGCCAGCACGTGGGGGCCCGGCGACCGCAGCTGCTCGGTCACCTCGAACTGAAACGGGGTGTAGCCGTAGGCGTGCCTGCCGGGTTGCCCATCGGGGCGCCCGTTGTTGAGGCGACGACCATCCAACCAGACCTCGGCGTTGCGGTACACGCCCTCGAACACCAGCCAGCACCGCTCGCCGGGCGAGGCCGCGACCTCGAGTTCACGCCGGTACCAGCCGACCCCGGTCGGGAAGAAGCCGCCCCCGCCGGCGCTCGGCTCGTCGGCAGAACGCGGCAGGCCAATGCTCCAGTCGTGGGGCAGCCGCACGCCGGACCATTCGCTGCTGTCGAACTCGGGTCGCTGGGCGCCCTCGGCATCGCCGAGGTGGAAGAGCCAGTTGTCGGACAGACGCTCGCGCTCGGCGCCGCTGGCGGCGGCGCAGCAGGCCGCCAGGAGAATTGCTGTGAAGCGAGAGATCGTCGTCATCCAGCTCATTGAAACCGCCGAGCGAACGCCGGACAATCAAGCCTGACGGAAAACAAGGCCCGAATCGAGCGGCCCCGTCGTGGAAAACCGGGGACCTCTGCCGCTAGCATAAGTAGAGGCCCCTCAACTACTTCCGTCCAGCCAAGTCACCCCGCAGCCAGGCCCGACTTGTACCCATTCTCGCGCGTCACCCGAACCGTGCTCACCCTGGCTGGGCTGCTCGTTGCGCTGATCTGCCCGCCGGCCCAGGCAGAGATCGCCGATTTGCGCCGGGCGTTCGACACTCCCGCCGCCGACGCCAAGCCGTGGGTCTTCTGGTACTGGCTCGATGCGGCCGTGTCGGCCGAGGGCATCACCGCGGACCTCGAAGCGATGCAGGCGGCCGGCATCGGCGGCGCGTACCTGATGCCGATCTACGGGCCGCAGGAGCCGCCGCTGATCACGCCGCCCGCAACACAGCTCTCCCCCGAGTGGTGGGAGCTGGTCCGGCACGCGGCGAGCGAGGCCGACCGGCTCGAGCTACGCCTGGCGATGCACCTGAGCGACGGCTTCGCCCTGGCCGGCGGGCCGTGGATCACCCCCGAGCAGTCGATGCAGCAGGTAGTCTGGTCTCGGGCGTCGGCTGTAGGCGGCCAAGCAGTTGAGCTCGAGCTGCCGCGGCCGCTGGCGCGCGAGGGCTACTACCAAGAGATCGCCGTGCTGGCCTTCCCCACTCCACAGGGCGAGGGAGTCTCGACGGCGAACGTGCCGGTCACGGTGACCACCAACGCCGAAGGCCAGCAGGCGCAGCAGCTGGTCGTGGCGGGCAACAGCGAGCGGCTCCGCTCCGCCGAGCCGTGCGTGATCGACTTCGCGTTCGAGGCGCCGTTCACCTGCCGGTCGGTCACAATCCGCCCGGACGGCGGCAACTACCAGTGCCAGCGGCTGCGGCTCGAGGTCAGCGACGATGGCCATGCGTACCGTGTGGTCAGCCGGCTTGCCCCGCCGCGTCACGGCTGGCAGGACGAGGGCCGGCCGGTGACGCACGCCGTGCCGGAGGTCACCTCCCGCTACTTCCGGCTCGCCTTCGACCCGGCCGGCTCGGAGCCGGGCGCCGAGGAACTCGACTCCGCCAAGTGGAGCCCGGTGCTGAAGGTGCAGGGGATCGAGCTGTCGGGCGCTGCTCGCGTCCACCAGTACCGCGGCAAGTCGGGCGCGGTGTGGCGGATCTCGCCGCCGACGCGCGAACGCTACCCCGCGTCCGCCCGCGTGGCAAGCGCCTCGATTCTTGATCTCAGCGACCAGCTCGGCCCCGACAACATGCTCCGCTGGGACGCGCCGCCGGGCGAGTGGACCGTGCTCCGCTTCGGCCACACGTCGACCGGCAAGCAGAACGCCACCGGCGGCGGTGGCCGCGGCCTAGAGTGCGACAAGCTCAACCCGGCGGCCGTCCGGCTGCAGTACCAGAGCTGGTTTGGCGCCGCACGAGAAAAGCTCGGCGGCCCGCTCGCCGATCGCGTGCTGACCCGGCTGCACGTCGACAGCTGGGAGTGCGGCAGCCAGAACTGGACCGAGTCGCTCCCCGAAGAGTTCATCAAGCGCGGCGGCTACGCCGCGCGCCGGTGGCTGCCAACGCTCGCCGGCTACATTATTGACTCTCCCGATGCTTCCGAGCGTTTCCTCTATGACTTCCGCCGGACCCTGACCGACCAACTCGACGACGCGTTCTTTGGAACGCTCGAGCAGCTCGCCAGTGAGGCCGGCGTCGAGTTCACGGCCGAGTGCACCGCGCCGACCATGCTCGGCGACGGGCTGCGGCACTTCCAGCACGTCGACATTCCGATGGGCGAGTTCTGGCGTGACAGCCCAACCCACGACAAGCCAACCGACATCCGCGACGCCATCTCCGCGGGGCACATCTACGGGAAGCGGGTCATCGGGGCCGAGGCCTTTACCCAGCTCCGCATCCGCTGGGACGAGACGCCCGCCCTGCTCAAGCCGCAGGCCGACCGCCACTTCTGCCTCGGCGTGAACCAGCTGGTGTACCACGTCTGGATGCACAACCCGTGGCTCGACCGCCAGCCCGGCGTCACGCTCAATGGCATCGGCGCCTATCTGCAGCGCGACCAGGCCTGGCAGCCGATGGCGCCCGCCTGGATCGGCTACTGCCGGCGGCTGCAGTCGGTCCTGCGGCAGGGCGACCCGGTGGTGGACATCGCTGTGTTCACCGGCGAGGAGCTGCCGAGCCGCAGCGTGCTGCCCGAGCAGCTCGCGTCGACGCTGGCTGGATTGTTCGGCGCCGAGCAGCTCGCCCGTGAGCAGCAGCGACTGGCCAACGAGGGAACGCCGACCCGGGAAGTTCCCGAGGGGGTCAGGCACTCCGCCAATATTTCCGACCCGGCCGCCTGGTCCAACCCGCTGCAGGGCTACCAGTACGACTCGCTCAATCGCGACGCGCTGCTGCGGTTGGCGGCCGTGCAGGACGGGCGGATCGTTCTGCAGGGGGGCGCTAGCTACGCGCTGCTGGTGATCCCCGCGCCGCGGCCGTCGGCGCCGGGTGGGATGACGGTCGAGGTCGCCGAGAAGCTGCTCGAGATCGCCGAGGCGGGCGGGCGGGTGCTGCTGGCGGAGTTCCCCAGCCGCACGCTCGGCCGGCACGAGGACAGCGAGTACGACGTCCAGGTCGGACGGCTGGTGGCGCGGCTGGTTCGCAGCCCCAACGTAACGGTCGGCGCTTGGCGGGAGCCGCACCTCGCGTCGATCGGCGTCGCGCCCGACTTTCAGGTTTCTCAGCCGTCTGGCGAACCGGTCACCGAGCTCGCGTGGACCCACCGCCGTGGCCCTGGCTGGGACGCCTACCTGATCGCCAACCAACAGGACGCGCCGCGCGAGTTGGTGTTCAAGCCCCGTGTGCCGATCGAGCACGCCGAGGCGTGGGACCCGGTCACCGGTCGACGAGAGCCGCTGCCGGCCAGCGGCGCGGGCGCGCCGCTCCGCTTGTCGCCCTGGCAGTCTTTGCTGGTGGTGCTGACCGACGAGGACGAAACCCCCCCGCCTATTTTCGGCCGCCCCGAGATCAACGAGCTCGACGCAATCTGGCGGGTTGGCTTCGACAGCATCGTGGGGTCTCCGCCGGCGACCATGACGCTCACCAGGCTGCAGGACCTGACCCGCCTGCCGAACCCGGCGGCCCAGCAGTTTGTCGGCTCCGCCCGCTACACAACCAGCATGGTCGCCCAGCCGCAGCAGGCCGCCGGCCGGGCGTGGATCGATCTGGGCGAGGTCGCCGGCATGGCGCGGGTGATCGTCAACGGGCAAGCGTGCGGCGTCGCCTGGACGCCGCCCTACCGCGTCGAGGTGACCGACGCGCTGCGGCCCGGTCGGAACCAGCTCGAGGTTGAGGTTGCCGGCGTGTGGCGCAACCGGATGGTTGCCGACCAGCAACTGCCCGCAGACCAACGCCTGACCTGGACCAACGCCCGACCGCTGCCCGAGTCGGCCGGTCCGGTTCCGTTTGGGCTGCTGGGGCCGGTGCGGCTAGAAACAACAAAACCCCAATAAGGGCAATTCACCCGATGAACGCACGCAACGCGAACCTGCTGCTGGCGCTAGTGATTGGCATGGCCGCCCCCCAGGCGGATGCCGACAGCCCCAGCCCCGCCGCAGTTGACGCCATCGTGGACGCCACCGTGGTCACCGCCGTGGTCACCGCCGTGGACGACGCGGTCATGCAGCAGACCTTCGACGAACTGCAAACCCCCTACAAGTACGGCACGCTGCTGACCCCCGACGAGGGGGAGTACTTCGACTGCCCCAACGTGTTCCGGCACGACGGCGTGTGGTACATGATGTACGTCAAGATCCGCGACCTCGTGGGCTACGAGACCTGCATCGCCCGCAGCGACAACCTGCTCGACTGGGAGCCGCTCGGCACGATCCTGCCGTTCCAGAAAGAGGGCTGGGACCGCTGGCAGGCCGACGGCAGCATCGCGCTGGTCGACCCGGTCTGGGGCGGCGGTTCGAAGGTCGGCGCCCACGACGGCCGCTACTGGCTGTCGTACTTCGGCGGTCACAAGCAGGGCTACGAGACCGACCCGCTCGCCATCGGTCTGGCCTACACCAAGCACCTCGGCTCTGGCGAGCCGTGGAAGCGGCTGGCCGAGAACCCGGTGCTCTCTCCCGACGACGCCGACGCGCGGCCCTTCGAACAGAAGACGCTCTACAAGAGCCACATCTTCCACGACGAGGCCCAGACGCTCGGCGCCCCGTTCGTCATGTACTACAACGCCAAGCAGCGGGACGCCTGGGTCGAGCGGATCGGCATCGCGCTGTCCGACGACATGATAAACTGGCGTCGGCACGGCGCCGGGCCGGTGGTCGACAACCACAAGGGGATCACAGGCGACCCTCAGCTCATACGCATGGGCGACCTGTGGGTGATGGTCTACTTTGGCGCCGGTTGGAAGAAGGGGATCGGCGCGTTCGACACCTTTGCCTGCTCGCGCGACCTGGTGCACTGGACCAAGTGGGAAGGGCCCAACCTGCTCGAGCCTTCCGAGGACTACGACAAGACCTTCGCCCACAAGCCGTGGATGCTGAAGCACGAGGGCGTCGTCTACCACTTCTATTGTGCGGTGGGCGGCAAGAAGCGGACGCTCGCCCTGGCGACCTCCCAAGACCTACGCAAGGAACAACCGTGACGCGACTAATCGCCACACTGCTAATCGCGGCGTCGGCCTCCACGGCCGTCGCTCGAGAGATCTGGTTCGACAAACCGGCCGAGCGTTTCACCGAATCGATCCCGCTGGGCAACGGCCGGCTGGGGGCGATGCTGTTCGGCGGGACCGACGAGATGCGGGTCGTGCTGAACGAGGCCGGCATGTGGTCCGGCAGCCGCCAGGACGCCGACCGGGCCGAGGCCCACGAGTCGCTCCCGGAGATCCGCCGTCTGCTGCTGGCCGGCGACAACGCCGCGGCCGAGCGACTGGTGAACCGCAACTTCACCTGCACCGGCCTGGGATC containing:
- a CDS encoding glycoside hydrolase family 2 TIM barrel-domain containing protein — encoded protein: MSWMTTISRFTAILLAACCAAASGAERERLSDNWLFHLGDAEGAQRPEFDSSEWSGVRLPHDWSIGLPRSADEPSAGGGGFFPTGVGWYRRELEVAASPGERCWLVFEGVYRNAEVWLDGRRLNNGRPDGQPGRHAYGYTPFQFEVTEQLRSPGPHVLAVRVDNSAQPNSRWYSGSGIYRHVWLERRPLRSITPDSCVVRVDKLGATTCNLSAEAEVVNATPHEFVGRLRLEIIAASGEVVAAATQPVRVPADGSQTVAHSLRVMDVQAWGPADPAMYTALWAIEPEQADPEFGPEDEHAVSFGMRTVTVDAERGLLINGEPVVLYGGNVHHDNGCLGAAAYDEAEERRAQALADAGFNAVRTSHNPPSTAFLTACDRLGLLVIDEAFDCWAAAKVEHDFHEHFKQDWRRELAAMIRRDQNHPAVIMWSIGNEMYERGDDHAPAIAKEMASLAHKLDPTRPVTAGVNGIGEDNWRRLDALFAELDAVGYNYEQPRYDDDHRRVPDRVVYTSESYPKDLAYSHDAAAGRPYAIGDFVWSGIDYLGEAGIGLAFPPGAVALPHWEGVHFPCHGALCGDIDITGYRKPISYFRNIAWGRGERLAVAVVEPAPDNGQWQQTLWSTEPLRFSWTWPGHEGERLTVQVASRWPTVRIELNGRKVGEVATGPERGYVGSLSVPYAAGELTAVALDEHGREQERSTLKTAGPAQQITLSSEESYLDANSQDLCFIEVEIQDAAGRLRPNAEHQVTYTLSGPAEIIGVGSGNLLSNETYNTSQRRAHHGRALVVLRGGESPGEVTLTAQAEGLEPASLTLNAAQ
- a CDS encoding glycosyl hydrolase, translating into MLTLAGLLVALICPPAQAEIADLRRAFDTPAADAKPWVFWYWLDAAVSAEGITADLEAMQAAGIGGAYLMPIYGPQEPPLITPPATQLSPEWWELVRHAASEADRLELRLAMHLSDGFALAGGPWITPEQSMQQVVWSRASAVGGQAVELELPRPLAREGYYQEIAVLAFPTPQGEGVSTANVPVTVTTNAEGQQAQQLVVAGNSERLRSAEPCVIDFAFEAPFTCRSVTIRPDGGNYQCQRLRLEVSDDGHAYRVVSRLAPPRHGWQDEGRPVTHAVPEVTSRYFRLAFDPAGSEPGAEELDSAKWSPVLKVQGIELSGAARVHQYRGKSGAVWRISPPTRERYPASARVASASILDLSDQLGPDNMLRWDAPPGEWTVLRFGHTSTGKQNATGGGGRGLECDKLNPAAVRLQYQSWFGAAREKLGGPLADRVLTRLHVDSWECGSQNWTESLPEEFIKRGGYAARRWLPTLAGYIIDSPDASERFLYDFRRTLTDQLDDAFFGTLEQLASEAGVEFTAECTAPTMLGDGLRHFQHVDIPMGEFWRDSPTHDKPTDIRDAISAGHIYGKRVIGAEAFTQLRIRWDETPALLKPQADRHFCLGVNQLVYHVWMHNPWLDRQPGVTLNGIGAYLQRDQAWQPMAPAWIGYCRRLQSVLRQGDPVVDIAVFTGEELPSRSVLPEQLASTLAGLFGAEQLAREQQRLANEGTPTREVPEGVRHSANISDPAAWSNPLQGYQYDSLNRDALLRLAAVQDGRIVLQGGASYALLVIPAPRPSAPGGMTVEVAEKLLEIAEAGGRVLLAEFPSRTLGRHEDSEYDVQVGRLVARLVRSPNVTVGAWREPHLASIGVAPDFQVSQPSGEPVTELAWTHRRGPGWDAYLIANQQDAPRELVFKPRVPIEHAEAWDPVTGRREPLPASGAGAPLRLSPWQSLLVVLTDEDETPPPIFGRPEINELDAIWRVGFDSIVGSPPATMTLTRLQDLTRLPNPAAQQFVGSARYTTSMVAQPQQAAGRAWIDLGEVAGMARVIVNGQACGVAWTPPYRVEVTDALRPGRNQLEVEVAGVWRNRMVADQQLPADQRLTWTNARPLPESAGPVPFGLLGPVRLETTKPQ